The DNA region AGTAAAGATATAGGTAATTTTATTAGTCAATCAAATATTGAAAATAAAGATACAAATAATGCAATGAAATATTTAACAAATCAACATCAAAAAGAAAGACAAATACAATATGTTGATTCCATGAAAAACAAATACTCATTAAAAATTTCACTTCAACCATCATATTTTAATAAAATTGATACAACTAACCTTTATTGCCATAACTTAACTGAAAATAATTCAAAAACTAAAGTTTTTATTATATCTGATTTTAATTGTCCTTCATGCCAGAAAGCCGAAAGAAAACTTAAATACTTATATGAAAAATATAATAAAAATGTAAATTTTAAGTTTATTTATTTTAGTGGCTATTTTGATAATGATGCTTTAGCTTGTGAAGCCGCTGCAAAACAAGGAAAATTCAGAAACATGCACGATATTATTTTTGAAAATGTAAAATTATTAAATAAAAAATCAATTTATTTTGATTTTGCAAAAACAATTGGTTTGGATATTAATAAATTTAAAACTGATATGCAGGATAAAACAGTTTTAAGAAAGCTATTAAAAAATAAAGAAATGTTAATATCAAATAATATTTATTCTACTCCTACGTTTATTGTAAACAATATGGTATTAGATGGCAAATATGCCGTTGATTATTTAGAAGATGTAATAATAAAAGAACTTAATTTGGAAAAATAAAATATGAATAAGATTAGTTATGTGTTTTTGTTTTTAATCTTTCTTTCTTGTAATAAAGAAATAGAAATTAAAATCCCTGAAAAAAAACCAAAATTAGTTGTTAACTGCACATTGGTTCCATTTACACTGCCAATGCCTAAAACTTTATATTTTGATATTAAAAGCAGCACTCATATTTTTGATACAACAAAAAATACAACTATTAAAGATGCTATTGTATTATTATATTCAAATGGAAATTTCCTTGATACAATTCGATATGTTGATTCAGTTAAGAACTATCCTGTAAAACTAAGCATGTACCCAGTAACAGGTCAGAATCTTAATATGAAAGTAATTAAGGATGGGTATGAAAGTGTTTCGGCGTCAACAACAATTCCTTCCAAAGTAATTATTACTGATACTTCAGTTACGCCAATTGCGTATTATGATGAAACAGGCACGGTATTTTCTGAAATAAAAATAACTTTTACTGACCCTGCCAATGAAGTCAACTTTTACGAAATTGCAGTATCAAATATTGCATATAGTAATTTTGATGACCAAACTATTTATTATAATTTAACTACAGCAGACAAAATAATAACTTCTGAAAGTTATTATCCATCATTGATACGCCTCGATGTTAATAAACCTAAATATCTTTTGTTTAACGATAAACAAATAAATGGACAAGAGCATAATTTAACGATTTATTATTCTCCTCCACAAATAGAAGATACCTATAGGTATATTTCAGACCATTTTATTAGTATTCATTTACGGAATGTAACCGAAGAATACTACAAATTTAAAACAACAATGATTCAGCAAATGTATAGCAGAACAGAAGATATACTTTATGGTGTAGGCGAACCATTAAATGTTTTTACAAATATTCAAAATGGATATGGCATTTTTGCCGGATTTAACAACGACATAATATCTATGCATATAAACAAAATCAAATTAGATAAATGAGAAAAACTATTGTTTTTTCAATATTTTTATTGAGTTTCTCAATACTCTTTGGACAAAATAAATCAACAACAATACATGGTTTTGTTTATGACTCTACTACAAAAGAAGTATTGATTGGAGCAAATATATATGATAAGAGTTTAAAGCATTTCACTTCAACAAACGAATATGGTTTTTATAGTTTAACTTTACCCGTTCAGGATTCTGTTGAAATTTACGTTTCTTT from Bacteroidales bacterium includes:
- a CDS encoding thioredoxin domain-containing protein, producing the protein MKLNLINTIYFVLTLIVFAACKKKTETKNQESQQFVAIINNKKISLKQIDSLISPQLFELRMNALEMLISRNILENEAKNQKISLEKLVEKEIIKKAKKVTSKDIGNFISQSNIENKDTNNAMKYLTNQHQKERQIQYVDSMKNKYSLKISLQPSYFNKIDTTNLYCHNLTENNSKTKVFIISDFNCPSCQKAERKLKYLYEKYNKNVNFKFIYFSGYFDNDALACEAAAKQGKFRNMHDIIFENVKLLNKKSIYFDFAKTIGLDINKFKTDMQDKTVLRKLLKNKEMLISNNIYSTPTFIVNNMVLDGKYAVDYLEDVIIKELNLEK
- a CDS encoding DUF4249 domain-containing protein, whose product is MNKISYVFLFLIFLSCNKEIEIKIPEKKPKLVVNCTLVPFTLPMPKTLYFDIKSSTHIFDTTKNTTIKDAIVLLYSNGNFLDTIRYVDSVKNYPVKLSMYPVTGQNLNMKVIKDGYESVSASTTIPSKVIITDTSVTPIAYYDETGTVFSEIKITFTDPANEVNFYEIAVSNIAYSNFDDQTIYYNLTTADKIITSESYYPSLIRLDVNKPKYLLFNDKQINGQEHNLTIYYSPPQIEDTYRYISDHFISIHLRNVTEEYYKFKTTMIQQMYSRTEDILYGVGEPLNVFTNIQNGYGIFAGFNNDIISMHINKIKLDK